A portion of the Chlamydia avium 10DC88 genome contains these proteins:
- a CDS encoding polymorphic outer membrane protein middle domain-containing protein has translation MKASFSKFIVFSILTLTYSSRVDSLEILVPSGTYNGDLDKQFPYTITANPEGTTAILTGNLYILNIDNCQAATPLSCFLNSSGPITIIGRRNSISFMNLCTTTNGAALNSTPATSATTTNAAPYTISGLSSCVFTNCRVLANSSTPTDSIPAPKGGAIYVSGSLFLQNTQNVLFQNNYAASNGGGIWVKNGSINKVHQAAFSSNVANNGGAIGSSESFSITQCPSVIFATNSANLYGGAIHAVDPTTTTPPETTTQKNTTINISGNGVVKFEANNAKSGGAIYGEGNVTFSNNGVLILQNNSAFPEVSPTDGITVGLGGALFAKQAGTTPSATPSDYTGITISNQQTIFVANNFASTSGGAIHTDKLSISSSGSTMFRDNVSKDGGAIYIADNGTLSLSADYGPMVFYHNLKKTNQTNTTIQRNAISLGKGATISSLSASENYSLIFYDPITGALPDTANNQELTINPNSSSKYTGSVIFSGLDTDNTNDSTSTIYQKVKLSNGKLILANKATLAVLSFTQEEDSILLMDGGTTLQITEHSTNNGTAQNNTDGQITITDLHLNLDSLNASSQAKIETKNSSGSIILNGSVSIDDVSGHAYENHSLFNQDSVTLNPLVLTTQNDNQITTNVEFPEAQYGYLGSWTFSWENGENNTKTLKATWTRTGFLPSPERQSTLVPNSLWGALIDLRSLNDAATSSCDGFNYGQGLYFAGISNIFHRERDENSHGFRRISGGYIVGANSQTIAGSVFGVAFAQMFGRSKDYVVSTSKSQSLMGTAYLSIKHPINNIIFTGFSARACYSRTTEEMTTQYTFAPKKEISWDNNCWLGEIGGNLPIILRIKNLPFNQFVPFVHAQIGYAEHESFKEKQEEARSFDSSYLINVSIPAGFKIDRRSHKHPDFYSLSVAYVPDVYRKDPKCTTLLLANNISWITSATNLDRYAIFFQGSTHTSINNNIEIFTHGNYELRKSSRNYSIDIGSKFRF, from the coding sequence ATGAAAGCTTCTTTTAGTAAATTTATTGTCTTCTCTATACTAACTCTTACTTACTCATCTCGGGTTGACTCCCTGGAAATCTTGGTCCCCAGTGGCACGTATAACGGAGATCTTGATAAACAATTCCCCTATACGATTACTGCAAATCCTGAGGGAACAACAGCCATCCTTACTGGTAATCTTTATATTTTAAATATTGACAATTGCCAAGCAGCTACCCCACTAAGTTGCTTTTTGAATTCTTCAGGACCCATTACTATTATAGGCCGAAGAAATAGTATTTCTTTCATGAACCTCTGTACAACAACAAATGGTGCAGCTTTAAATTCAACACCTGCAACTAGCGCCACGACCACCAATGCTGCTCCATACACAATCTCAGGATTGTCTTCTTGTGTCTTTACGAATTGTCGTGTTCTTGCAAATAGCAGTACTCCTACTGATTCTATCCCAGCTCCTAAAGGTGGGGCTATCTATGTATCGGGATCTTTATTCTTACAAAATACACAGAATGTTCTTTTTCAAAACAACTATGCAGCAAGTAATGGTGGGGGTATCTGGGTAAAAAATGGGTCGATTAATAAGGTGCATCAAGCTGCATTCTCTAGTAATGTAGCTAATAACGGAGGAGCTATTGGCTCCTCTGAAAGTTTTTCCATTACTCAATGTCCTTCTGTAATTTTTGCTACCAACTCAGCAAATCTATATGGAGGGGCTATCCATGCTGTAGATCCCACAACTACAACTCCTCCTGAAACAACCACACAAAAAAATACAACAATAAATATTTCTGGAAATGGGGTAGTAAAATTTGAAGCAAACAATGCAAAATCAGGAGGAGCTATCTATGGAGAAGGTAATGTCACATTCTCCAACAATGGGGTCTTGATCCTACAGAATAACTCTGCTTTCCCAGAAGTCTCTCCTACAGATGGAATTACTGTGGGTCTAGGAGGCGCATTATTCGCTAAGCAAGCGGGAACAACACCATCAGCAACTCCTTCTGATTACACAGGAATCACTATAAGCAACCAACAAACTATTTTCGTTGCGAATAATTTTGCCTCAACTTCAGGTGGGGCTATTCACACAGATAAGTTAAGTATTTCCTCCTCAGGATCTACAATGTTTAGAGATAACGTCTCTAAAGATGGAGGAGCTATCTACATAGCAGATAATGGAACTTTGTCATTATCTGCAGACTATGGTCCTATGGTGTTTTATCATAACCTAAAAAAAACTAACCAGACCAACACAACCATACAAAGAAATGCTATCTCCCTAGGGAAGGGAGCAACCATTTCTTCTTTATCTGCTTCAGAAAATTATAGCTTAATTTTCTATGACCCAATTACTGGAGCTCTTCCTGATACAGCCAATAACCAAGAACTAACAATTAACCCTAATAGCTCTTCCAAATACACAGGTTCTGTTATTTTCTCAGGATTAGATACTGACAATACAAACGACTCGACCTCAACTATCTATCAAAAAGTTAAGTTATCCAATGGAAAATTAATCTTAGCAAATAAAGCAACTCTCGCTGTACTTTCCTTCACTCAAGAAGAAGACTCTATCCTACTTATGGATGGAGGAACAACATTACAAATTACCGAACACTCGACAAATAATGGCACGGCTCAAAACAATACAGATGGTCAAATAACTATTACTGATCTCCATCTAAACTTAGATTCTCTTAATGCATCTAGCCAAGCTAAAATTGAAACTAAAAATAGTTCTGGTTCTATCATACTTAATGGATCTGTTTCTATAGATGATGTATCTGGACATGCTTATGAAAACCATTCTTTGTTTAATCAAGACTCAGTTACCCTCAATCCCTTAGTCCTTACCACTCAGAATGACAATCAAATTACAACAAATGTAGAGTTTCCAGAAGCACAATATGGTTACTTAGGCTCTTGGACGTTTTCTTGGGAAAATGGAGAAAATAATACTAAAACTCTTAAAGCAACATGGACACGTACAGGATTTCTTCCAAGTCCTGAACGTCAGTCAACACTAGTCCCAAATAGCCTATGGGGAGCATTAATTGATTTGCGTTCCCTGAATGATGCTGCTACATCAAGCTGTGATGGCTTTAACTATGGTCAAGGCCTATACTTTGCGGGGATCTCCAATATCTTTCATCGTGAGCGTGATGAAAATTCCCATGGATTTCGTCGGATTAGCGGAGGCTACATAGTTGGTGCTAATTCACAAACAATTGCAGGATCAGTATTTGGCGTTGCCTTCGCTCAAATGTTTGGACGATCGAAAGATTATGTAGTTTCCACATCGAAATCTCAATCCCTTATGGGAACGGCATATCTTTCTATAAAGCACCCCATCAATAATATTATCTTCACAGGTTTTTCTGCACGTGCATGCTATAGCCGCACTACCGAAGAAATGACAACACAATACACCTTTGCTCCTAAAAAAGAAATTTCTTGGGATAATAATTGTTGGCTAGGAGAAATCGGCGGCAACCTGCCCATCATCCTAAGAATCAAGAATCTCCCCTTCAATCAATTTGTTCCCTTTGTCCATGCTCAAATAGGTTATGCAGAACATGAATCTTTCAAAGAAAAACAAGAAGAAGCTCGCTCTTTTGATTCTAGTTATCTAATTAATGTATCTATACCTGCAGGATTTAAAATTGATAGAAGATCGCATAAACATCCTGATTTCTATAGTCTTTCAGTTGCTTATGTTCCTGATGTCTATCGTAAGGATCCTAAATGCACTACACTACTACTTGCCAACAATATTTCATGGATCACATCGGCAACAAATTTAGACAGGTACGCGATATTCTTCCAAGGGTCTACGCACACATCTATAAATAATAATATAGAAATTTTTACTCACGGCAATTATGAATTACGCAAATCCTCCCGTAATTACAGTATAGATATAGGAAGCAAATTTCGATTCTAA
- a CDS encoding polymorphic outer membrane protein middle domain-containing protein, with protein MKSSIHFLLVSSTLISHVSLDSTEVQETSQEQGNIVLESKDNYDGTNTTPFSQRKSSLTNGTTYTLSTDISFANVSSTQEQTSEETKNEEVSKEADEENNAEEEKTQTQNVETQANIAKTALPTTSSSLSITKSTQPESSNPSSSQGTPECSLTTTLPSTDGGNASVTTGAENSTSNSITSSSGSTNTSCFVNTDGTLSFVGNNHSLTFSNISITGKGSAINNSANSSLTFSGFSDLSFISATADISTAESAIYVGPKNTTTSESSEEKSTVSSTTPGNTSSGSNGSPSADASKVVTVSTAVMQESQAPWETSEIEGRESEKNDEEDKEQSQENSSLTFKSKKVDSFNSHLKGSTNSDVSNSSSSGSLNSVSSDSSEQPSSPSISFCNNANITLSGNNSKNYGGAIQVLGNGSITKNTGTVTLSNNMAQDQGGAIYSTGSVEITENATVIFSGNKTIQSTSSGSSEPSKSASEPAVSAAVTTEPSNQSTTVSSNTQGHGGAICCITSSALSEDTETDSPYSPSALLRRFYANIQAQLGSTYQDSTSSNLSKVTISGNASVTFSNNSAYGSGGAIYSESVFLSSGGDITFAGNTASQGGAIYITDGGTISISATNGNISFWGNTQTTAIDPSITGDTTQTDTASKTLTSLHNSLYLGKGAKILQLRAGTGHSLTFYDPIITQPIDSGSSSTPLRFNAADDQTDLSSTTTYDGRIVFSGEKLTEEEAQDSANTTSIFHCPVVLESGTMVLKNGATLCADSFIQNPGSLIIMDGGTTIRAGFVSTTEQQPSSQNESTLNNSTEQNSENTQKEATQTPPTSTTEATALTKATDTPTFAGSSESQATKSSLLDERIVSKYLEEVCKIRTLLRDLPFSLPVSSTGTEATTTPSYTQQTAADGSITISNLAVNLDSLGSGQVINIIGNGNTGKVSVTGDLQFVDSSGQFYDNPLLSKNFSTDILSISAGQGQQVDTSGLNIIPQGSTTSNFGYQGQWEVIQVKDPTSGQISFELKWESQGYNPSPARRATLVPNSLWCSAIDIQAIQKLVEVSTDSANAPGFWVAGISNFFHRDSTSIQQGFRHISSGYMLGTSFESIDGHLMDIAFCQLFGRDKDYNLAHTKSHIYAATIHSKQERMMHYHTFSNKRGTIISQLPDQFLVILDAHLSYSLARNAMETQHTPNPASIGKWNNHCVSATLGGTLPRRYFSPYAQLRVVFVEQQNFKERHGGDENREFQSAHLMNIATPLGLKFERNTPSNKLILSLGYSPDIYRLYPKSKVYFPSGSISWATGATNLARQALLVEGSAHHSLGNSFKIFSHAAFELRGSSRNYNADLGGKYIF; from the coding sequence ATGAAGTCCTCCATTCATTTTCTATTAGTTTCTTCTACTCTTATCTCTCATGTATCTCTTGATTCTACAGAGGTTCAAGAAACTTCCCAAGAACAAGGGAATATTGTCTTGGAAAGCAAAGACAACTATGACGGAACAAATACAACTCCCTTTTCTCAAAGGAAATCTTCATTAACGAATGGAACTACGTATACTTTATCTACAGATATTTCCTTTGCAAATGTCTCTAGTACTCAAGAACAAACCAGTGAAGAAACTAAAAATGAAGAAGTAAGCAAAGAAGCAGATGAAGAAAACAACGCAGAAGAAGAAAAAACACAAACACAAAATGTAGAAACACAAGCTAACATAGCAAAAACGGCATTGCCTACAACAAGCTCATCATTATCTATAACAAAATCAACTCAACCAGAATCTTCTAATCCTAGCTCATCCCAAGGAACACCTGAATGTTCTCTAACAACAACCCTTCCTTCTACAGATGGAGGAAATGCTAGTGTAACTACAGGAGCGGAAAATTCTACTTCTAATAGCATTACGTCTTCTTCTGGTTCTACAAATACTAGCTGCTTTGTTAATACTGATGGCACCCTAAGTTTCGTAGGAAACAACCATTCTCTTACTTTTTCCAACATCTCGATTACGGGGAAAGGATCTGCTATTAACAATAGTGCAAATTCCTCTCTAACTTTCTCTGGATTCTCTGATTTATCTTTCATCTCTGCTACGGCTGATATATCCACAGCAGAAAGTGCTATTTACGTTGGTCCTAAAAATACTACAACCTCTGAAAGTTCAGAGGAAAAAAGTACAGTATCCTCTACCACTCCAGGAAACACAAGCTCAGGATCTAATGGAAGTCCTAGTGCGGATGCTTCTAAAGTAGTGACTGTATCTACAGCAGTTATGCAAGAATCTCAAGCACCTTGGGAAACTTCAGAAATAGAAGGGCGGGAATCAGAAAAAAATGATGAAGAAGACAAAGAGCAGAGTCAAGAAAACAGCTCTTTAACCTTTAAAAGTAAAAAAGTAGATTCTTTCAATAGTCATCTAAAAGGATCTACAAATTCGGATGTTAGTAATTCTTCTTCTTCGGGATCTTTGAATTCAGTATCTTCCGATTCATCTGAGCAACCTTCATCTCCGAGTATTTCCTTCTGTAATAATGCAAATATCACCTTGTCTGGAAATAATTCCAAAAATTATGGAGGCGCTATCCAGGTCTTAGGAAACGGTAGCATTACCAAAAATACGGGGACAGTCACATTGTCTAACAACATGGCTCAAGATCAAGGTGGGGCTATCTACTCTACAGGGAGTGTAGAGATTACTGAAAATGCTACAGTTATATTTTCTGGGAACAAGACTATACAAAGTACTTCTTCAGGATCATCAGAACCATCGAAAAGCGCTTCAGAACCAGCGGTATCTGCTGCTGTCACAACAGAGCCGTCCAATCAAAGTACTACAGTATCCTCAAATACTCAAGGACATGGAGGAGCGATTTGCTGTATAACATCGTCTGCACTCTCTGAGGATACAGAAACTGATTCCCCTTATTCTCCATCAGCTCTGCTTCGTCGATTCTATGCCAATATCCAAGCTCAATTAGGTTCAACATATCAGGATTCCACATCGAGCAACTTATCTAAAGTTACAATCTCTGGAAATGCTTCTGTAACTTTTTCAAATAACTCTGCTTATGGTTCTGGAGGAGCTATCTATAGCGAATCTGTATTCCTATCTTCCGGTGGTGATATCACCTTTGCAGGAAATACTGCTTCCCAGGGAGGAGCTATCTATATCACTGATGGTGGAACGATTAGTATTTCTGCTACAAATGGAAATATTTCTTTCTGGGGAAATACACAGACAACAGCTATAGATCCTTCAATTACAGGAGACACTACTCAAACGGATACTGCATCTAAAACCCTAACATCGCTACACAATTCTCTTTATCTAGGGAAAGGAGCAAAAATCTTACAACTACGAGCTGGGACAGGTCATAGCCTTACTTTTTATGACCCTATTATTACTCAACCTATAGACTCTGGTTCCTCGTCCACCCCTCTGAGATTCAATGCTGCCGATGATCAAACTGATCTATCCTCTACGACTACATATGATGGTCGTATTGTTTTCTCTGGGGAAAAGTTAACCGAAGAAGAAGCCCAAGATTCTGCAAATACAACAAGTATTTTTCATTGTCCTGTAGTCTTAGAATCTGGAACCATGGTTTTAAAAAATGGAGCCACTCTCTGTGCAGATTCATTTATCCAAAATCCTGGTTCTTTAATTATTATGGATGGAGGTACCACAATCCGTGCGGGCTTTGTTTCAACAACAGAGCAACAACCATCATCTCAAAATGAATCTACCTTAAATAATTCTACAGAGCAAAATTCTGAAAATACACAGAAAGAAGCTACTCAAACTCCTCCTACTTCCACGACTGAGGCAACGGCATTGACAAAAGCTACAGATACGCCTACATTTGCTGGTTCCTCTGAATCACAAGCAACTAAATCTTCTCTACTCGATGAAAGGATAGTATCCAAATATTTAGAGGAAGTGTGTAAAATTCGTACTTTACTACGTGATCTTCCCTTCTCTCTTCCCGTATCCTCAACAGGAACAGAGGCAACAACAACTCCTAGTTATACACAACAAACTGCTGCTGATGGCTCGATTACTATTAGCAACTTAGCAGTAAACTTAGATTCCTTAGGATCAGGACAAGTTATTAACATTATAGGGAACGGCAACACAGGAAAAGTGTCTGTCACTGGGGATTTACAATTTGTGGATTCTAGTGGTCAATTCTATGACAATCCACTTCTTAGCAAAAACTTTTCTACAGATATCTTGAGCATCTCTGCCGGGCAAGGACAACAGGTTGATACATCAGGACTCAATATTATTCCTCAGGGATCGACAACTTCTAATTTCGGTTATCAAGGACAATGGGAAGTAATTCAAGTTAAGGATCCCACTAGTGGACAAATTTCCTTCGAACTAAAATGGGAATCTCAAGGTTATAATCCCAGTCCTGCAAGACGTGCTACTTTGGTTCCGAATAGTTTATGGTGTTCGGCAATTGATATACAGGCAATACAGAAACTTGTTGAAGTCAGTACAGACAGCGCCAATGCTCCAGGGTTCTGGGTAGCAGGAATTTCTAATTTCTTTCATAGGGACTCCACTTCTATTCAACAAGGATTCCGACACATTAGCTCTGGATACATGTTAGGAACCAGTTTTGAAAGTATAGATGGTCATCTGATGGATATTGCTTTTTGCCAATTATTCGGTCGGGATAAGGACTACAACCTAGCGCATACGAAATCTCATATTTATGCTGCTACTATACATTCCAAACAAGAACGCATGATGCATTACCATACCTTCTCTAACAAAAGAGGAACTATCATTTCACAACTTCCTGATCAGTTTCTTGTGATCCTGGATGCGCATCTCAGCTACAGTCTAGCACGCAATGCTATGGAAACTCAACATACTCCCAACCCTGCTTCTATAGGAAAATGGAATAACCATTGTGTTTCGGCTACTTTAGGCGGTACCCTACCTCGACGTTACTTTTCTCCTTACGCCCAACTACGCGTTGTCTTCGTAGAACAACAAAATTTCAAAGAACGTCACGGAGGAGATGAAAATAGAGAATTTCAAAGTGCTCATTTAATGAATATCGCCACTCCTTTAGGATTAAAATTTGAGAGAAATACCCCATCGAATAAACTTATCCTTTCTCTTGGCTACTCTCCAGACATCTATCGTTTATATCCTAAGTCTAAGGTTTACTTCCCTTCAGGAAGTATTTCCTGGGCCACAGGAGCTACAAATCTCGCACGACAAGCATTATTAGTTGAAGGCTCAGCACATCATAGTTTGGGAAACAGCTTTAAAATCTTCTCTCACGCTGCTTTTGAATTACGGGGATCTTCTAGAAATTATAATGCAGATTTAGGAGGAAAGTACATTTTCTAA
- a CDS encoding DUF378 domain-containing protein — translation MLGKLVRGLSCLIVVLSALNVGIVGLTHYKINIIERLCGGANTSATNITYIIIGLAGILYFIGCCSCCSKKHSSKDCCPKGHSTHHCDPKN, via the coding sequence ATGCTAGGCAAACTTGTTCGGGGACTATCCTGTCTTATCGTTGTTCTTAGCGCATTAAATGTCGGTATTGTGGGGTTAACTCACTACAAAATCAACATAATTGAACGATTATGCGGAGGAGCCAATACATCAGCAACAAATATTACTTACATTATCATAGGACTTGCCGGTATTCTTTATTTCATAGGCTGTTGCAGTTGCTGTTCTAAAAAACATTCATCCAAAGATTGCTGTCCTAAAGGGCATTCTACCCATCATTGTGATCCTAAAAATTAG
- the gatC gene encoding Asp-tRNA(Asn)/Glu-tRNA(Gln) amidotransferase subunit GatC — protein MKRTYLEREDIVTLAKLSALDLSEELIQEYSTSLNDVIHTMEETISMDVVDVVDDLPLIQVVGPEDLREDIVTSNFSREEFLTNVPESLGGLVKVPTIIK, from the coding sequence ATGAAACGAACATATTTAGAAAGAGAAGATATTGTTACGCTGGCTAAGCTTTCTGCTTTAGATTTAAGTGAAGAACTCATACAGGAGTATAGCACTTCATTGAATGATGTAATTCACACTATGGAAGAAACTATCTCCATGGATGTCGTAGACGTTGTTGATGACTTACCCTTAATTCAAGTTGTTGGTCCTGAGGATTTACGAGAAGATATTGTGACTTCAAATTTTTCACGAGAGGAGTTTCTCACTAATGTTCCGGAATCATTAGGAGGATTAGTCAAAGTCCCTACGATAATTAAATAG
- the gatA gene encoding Asp-tRNA(Asn)/Glu-tRNA(Gln) amidotransferase subunit GatA yields MYQKSALELRNAVAQGELSATAIVKYFYSRIQEEDSRIGAFLSLCQDRAYEKAAHIDEKRAQGKPLGKLAGIPIGIKDNIHISGLRTTCASKMLENYVAPFSATVVERIEAEDGIILGKLNMDEFAMGSTTQYSAFHPTRNPWDLSCVPGGSSGGSAAAVASRFCPIALGSDTGGSIRQPAAFCGIVGFKPSYGAVSRYGLVAFGSSLDQIGPLTTVVEDVALAMDAFVGKDDKDPTSKHFFIGSFQEALSLEVPQLIGVPKRFLEGLREDIKENFFVSLEVLEKQGSRIVDIDLDILRHAVPVYYILASAEASANLARFDGIRYGYRSPEAKTIEEVYTLSRAQGFGKEVMRRILLGNYVLSAERQNIYYKKGTAVRTKIIQAFQKAYEVCDVIAMPVCSCPAFPFGEILDPTSLYLQDIYTVAVNLAYLPAIAVPSGFSREGLPLGFQIIGKRGQDQQVCQVGYSFQEHSGIKNIFPTECRKTLDGGIKS; encoded by the coding sequence ATGTATCAAAAGAGTGCCTTAGAGTTAAGAAATGCTGTAGCTCAGGGAGAGCTTTCTGCTACAGCAATAGTTAAGTATTTTTATAGTAGAATACAAGAAGAGGATAGTCGCATAGGAGCCTTTCTTTCTCTCTGCCAGGATAGAGCATATGAAAAAGCAGCTCATATAGATGAAAAGCGTGCACAAGGCAAACCTTTAGGAAAGTTAGCTGGTATCCCCATAGGAATTAAGGATAACATCCATATTTCTGGTTTGCGTACCACGTGTGCTTCAAAGATGTTGGAAAATTATGTAGCTCCGTTTAGTGCTACTGTGGTGGAACGCATAGAAGCAGAAGATGGCATTATCTTAGGGAAACTCAATATGGATGAGTTCGCCATGGGATCGACGACACAATACTCTGCTTTTCATCCTACGAGAAATCCTTGGGATTTGTCTTGTGTCCCCGGAGGATCTTCGGGAGGATCTGCAGCGGCAGTAGCTTCAAGGTTTTGTCCCATAGCTTTGGGATCTGATACAGGGGGATCTATACGTCAGCCCGCTGCATTTTGTGGTATTGTAGGATTCAAGCCTTCCTATGGAGCTGTGTCGCGCTATGGTTTAGTCGCTTTCGGTTCTTCTTTGGATCAGATCGGTCCTCTAACTACGGTTGTTGAAGATGTAGCGCTCGCTATGGATGCTTTTGTAGGTAAGGATGATAAAGATCCTACATCGAAGCATTTTTTCATAGGATCGTTTCAGGAGGCATTATCTTTAGAAGTACCTCAGTTAATCGGTGTCCCTAAGAGATTTTTAGAGGGACTGAGAGAAGATATTAAAGAGAACTTTTTCGTATCCCTAGAGGTTTTAGAGAAACAGGGAAGCCGGATAGTAGATATTGATTTGGATATTTTACGCCATGCGGTTCCTGTATATTATATTTTAGCATCTGCAGAAGCTAGTGCTAACCTAGCACGTTTTGATGGAATTCGTTATGGTTATCGGTCTCCTGAAGCTAAAACCATAGAGGAAGTGTACACTTTATCCCGGGCTCAGGGATTCGGAAAGGAAGTAATGCGGAGAATTCTTTTAGGAAACTATGTACTATCTGCAGAGAGACAAAATATTTATTATAAGAAAGGTACTGCTGTTCGTACAAAAATCATACAAGCTTTCCAGAAAGCCTATGAAGTATGTGATGTCATTGCTATGCCTGTATGTTCATGTCCCGCATTTCCTTTTGGAGAGATTTTAGATCCTACGTCTTTATATCTTCAGGATATCTATACTGTAGCTGTGAACCTAGCCTATCTACCCGCGATTGCTGTCCCATCAGGGTTTTCTAGAGAAGGGCTGCCTCTAGGATTTCAAATTATTGGAAAGCGAGGCCAAGATCAGCAAGTTTGTCAGGTAGGCTATAGTTTCCAAGAACATTCCGGAATAAAAAATATTTTTCCTACAGAATGTAGGAAAACTCTTGATGGAGGGATAAAATCATGA
- the gatB gene encoding Asp-tRNA(Asn)/Glu-tRNA(Gln) amidotransferase subunit GatB, translating into MSSIYADWESVIGLEVHVELNTTSKLFSGARNRFGDEPNTNISPVCTGLPGTLPVLNKEAVRKAVLFGCAVQGEIALFSRFDRKSYFYPDSPRNFQITQFDYPIVRGGYVKALVQGEERYFELSQAHMEDDAGMLKHFGNFAGVDYNRAGVPLIEIVSKPCMFCSEDAVAYATALVSLLDYIGISDCNMEEGSVRFDVNISVRPKGSQELRNKVEIKNMNSFAFMAQALEAEKRRQVDEYFAHPHQDPKQVIPGATYRWDPEKKKTVLMRLKERAEDYKYFIEPDLPVLQLTEDYINEVRATLPELPYDKYQRYLKDYDIAEDIAAILISDKYIAQFFEAAAAHCTNYRSLSNWVTVEFIGRCKNLGKKLAFVGILPEHIAQLVDFIDRGVITGKIAKDIADMMMASPAKSPEDILKENPDLLPMTDESALLSIIMEVVQANPQSVVDYRNGKTKALGFLVGQIMKRTQGKAPPHRVNALLLVELGKQ; encoded by the coding sequence ATGAGCAGTATTTATGCTGATTGGGAATCCGTCATAGGTTTGGAAGTCCACGTAGAATTGAATACAACATCCAAATTGTTTAGTGGAGCTCGCAATCGTTTTGGTGATGAACCTAATACCAATATCTCTCCTGTATGCACAGGATTACCCGGAACATTACCCGTATTAAATAAAGAAGCGGTGAGAAAAGCTGTTTTATTTGGTTGTGCTGTTCAGGGTGAAATTGCCTTATTTAGTCGTTTCGATAGGAAGTCTTACTTTTATCCAGATAGTCCAAGAAACTTCCAAATTACTCAGTTTGATTATCCTATTGTTCGCGGTGGTTATGTGAAAGCTTTAGTTCAAGGGGAAGAACGTTATTTCGAGTTGTCTCAAGCACACATGGAAGATGATGCTGGCATGCTAAAACACTTCGGTAATTTTGCTGGTGTTGATTATAATCGCGCGGGTGTCCCCTTAATAGAAATTGTATCTAAGCCGTGTATGTTTTGCTCGGAAGATGCTGTAGCTTATGCAACAGCTTTAGTATCTTTACTCGATTACATCGGGATTTCTGACTGCAATATGGAAGAAGGTTCTGTTCGCTTTGACGTAAATATTTCTGTACGACCAAAGGGAAGTCAGGAACTACGTAATAAAGTAGAAATTAAAAACATGAATTCTTTTGCATTTATGGCACAGGCTCTGGAAGCTGAAAAACGTCGCCAGGTAGATGAATATTTCGCTCATCCACATCAGGATCCTAAGCAAGTAATTCCAGGAGCAACCTACCGATGGGATCCAGAGAAAAAGAAAACAGTATTAATGCGTCTTAAAGAACGCGCCGAAGATTATAAGTATTTTATAGAGCCTGATCTTCCAGTATTGCAGTTAACAGAGGACTATATTAATGAGGTTCGCGCTACTCTTCCCGAGCTACCCTATGATAAATACCAAAGGTATTTAAAAGATTATGACATTGCTGAGGATATCGCAGCTATTTTGATCAGCGATAAATATATTGCTCAGTTTTTTGAAGCCGCTGCTGCACATTGTACAAATTATCGTTCTCTTTCTAATTGGGTGACTGTAGAGTTTATAGGTCGATGTAAGAACTTAGGGAAAAAGTTAGCTTTTGTAGGGATTCTTCCTGAGCATATTGCTCAATTAGTGGATTTTATCGATCGCGGAGTGATCACAGGGAAAATCGCTAAAGATATAGCAGATATGATGATGGCTTCTCCAGCTAAAAGTCCTGAAGATATTCTGAAGGAAAATCCTGATTTACTGCCAATGACAGATGAAAGCGCTTTGTTATCTATTATAATGGAAGTTGTTCAAGCAAATCCACAATCTGTGGTGGATTATCGCAATGGAAAGACAAAGGCATTAGGATTTTTAGTAGGGCAGATTATGAAGCGTACACAAGGGAAAGCACCTCCTCATCGGGTGAATGCTTTGCTACTTGTAGAATTAGGAAAGCAGTAA